Genomic window (Drosophila ananassae strain 14024-0371.13 chromosome 3L, ASM1763931v2, whole genome shotgun sequence):
TCAGCACGATCGAGTACATAGACGAGGAACAGATGCACGAGTCTGTGCCCTCGGTGATAGAGATTCTGGCTGCCATGGCCTTGGGACCAATGCTGGCAGTTCCGGCCTCGGAACAGCCCGGCGCCATGACCCCCAGCGAAATGCATACGCTCAAGGAGCTCAGCGACTTGGCCCTCGCCGAGATTAACGCTCGCACAATGGAGCTGGCACACCACTCCCTGGATATTATCGAGGAGGAGAACACCGAACCAGTAGAAACAGATGTCACTAATCATATTTTAGAGCCTTCTGCACAAATTTCTGCGAAAGATACTGAAAACCTTGGAAATGATAATCCTATGATAACAAAAAATGATGATGAAAAAGATCCTTCTCCCGAATCTACCGCAGAAACTTCCACATCTCCTCTTACTAAGAATAATCCTGCTCCAGAATCTACAGAAATAGCAGCTGAAACACCTACTGCGACAAATCCTGCAGAACTAGCTGTGACTACATCTGTTCCTGAATTCATAAAAGTTGAAGCTGCAGCACCAGCAGAAACAATCCCAGCTCCTGTGGAAGCTCCAGTGGATaatcctgttccagaaatcgctGCAGTAGAAACTACAGCACCGGCGGAAACAATCCTAGCTCCTGTAGAAGCTCCAGTGGATaatcctgttccagaaatcgctGCAGTAGAAACAACCCCAGCTCCTGTGGAAGCTGCAGTGGATagtcctgttccagaaatcgcCGCAGTAGAAGCTGCAGCACCGCCGGAAACAATCCCAGCTCCTGTGGAACCACCAGTGGATaatcctgttccagaaatcgctGCAGTAGAAACTACAGCACCGGCGGAAACAATCCCAGCTCCTGTGGCAGCTCCAGTAGATaatcctgttccagaaatcgctGCAGTAGGAGCTGCAGCACCGCCGGAAACAGTCCCAGCTCCTGTGGAAGCTCCAGTGGATagtcctgttccagaaatcgctGCAGTAGAAGCTGCAGCACCGCCGGAAACAATCCCAGTTCCTGTGGAACCACCAGTGGATaatcctgttccagaaatcgctGCAGTAGAAACAATCCCAGCTCCTGTGGAAGCTCCAGTGGATagtcctgttccagaaatcgctGCAGTAGAAGCTGCAGCACCAACAGAAACAATCCCAGCTCCAGTGGAAGCTCCATTGGATaatcctgttccagaaatcgctGCAGTAGAAGCTGCAGCACCAACAGAAACAATTCCAGCTCCAGTGGATaatcctgttccagaaatcgctGCAGTAGAAGCTGCAGCTCTGCCGGAAACAGTCCCAGCTCCTGTGGAAGCTCTAGTGGATagtcctgttccagaaatcgctGCAGTAGAAGCTGCAGCACCAGCAGAAACAATCACAGCTCCAGTGGAAGCTCCAGTGGATagtcctgttccagaaatcgctGCAGTTAAAACTACAGCACCAGCGGAAACAATCCCAGCTCCTGTGGAAGCTCCAATGGATaatcctgttccagaaatcgctGCAGTAGAAACAATCCCAGCTCCTGTGGAAGCTCCAGTGGATagtcctgttccagaaatcgctGCAGTAGAAGCTGCAGCACCAACAGAAACAATCCCAGCTCCTGTGGAAGCACCAGTGGATaatcctgttccagaaatcgctGCAGTAGAAACTACAGCACCGGCGGAAACAATCCCAGCTCCTGTGGCAGCTCCAGTAGATaatcctgttccagaaatcgctGCAGTAGGAGCTGCAGCACCGCCGGAAACAGTCCCAGCTCCTGTGGAAGCTCCAGTGGATagtcctgttccagaaatcgctGCAGTAGAAGCTGCAGCACCGCCGGAAACAATCCCAGTTCCTGTGGAACCACCAGTGGATaatcctgttccagaaatcgctGCAGTAGAAACAATCCCAGCTCCTGTGGAAGCTCCAGTGGATagtcctgttccagaaatcgctGCAGTAGAAGCTGCAGCACCAACAGAAACAATCCCAGCTCCAGTGGAAGCTCCATTGGATaatcctgttccagaaatcgctGCAGTAGAAGCTGCAGCACCAACAGAAACAATTCCAGCTCCAGTGGATaatcctgttccagaaatcgctGCAGTAGAAACTACAGCACCGGCGGAAACAATCCCATCTCCAGTGGATaatcctgttccagaaatcgctGCAGTAGAAGCTGCAGCACCAACAGAAACAATCCCAGCTCCAGTGGATaatcctgttccagaaatcgctGCAGTAGAAACTACAGCACCGCCGGAAACAATCCCAGCTCCTGTGGAAGCTCCAGATGATagtcctgttccagaaatcgctGCAGTAGAAACTACAGCACCAGCGGAAACAATCCCAGCTCCTGTGGAAGCTCCAATGGATaatcctgttccagaaatcgctGCAGTAGAAACAATCCCAGCTCCTGTGGAAGCTCCAGTGGATagtcctgttccagaaatcgctGCAGTAGCAGCTGCAGCACCAACAGAAACAATCCCAGCTCCAGTGGATAATActgttccagaaatcgctGCAGTAGAAACTACAGCACCGGCTGAAACAATCCCAGCTCCTGTGGAAGCTCCATTGGATaatcctgttccagaaatcgctGCAGTAGAAGCTGCAGCACCAACAGAAACAATCCCAGCTCCAGTGGATaatcctgttccagaaatcgctGCAGTAGAAATTACAGCACCGGCTGAAACAATCCCAGCTCCTGTGGAAGCTCCAGTGGATagtcctgttccagaaatcgctGCAGTAGAAGCTGCAGTACCAGCAGAAACAATCTCAGCTCCTGTGGAACCACCAGTGGATaatcctgttccagaaatcgctGCAGTAGAAGCTGCAGCACCGCCGGAAGCAATCCCAGCTCCTGTGGAACCACCAGTGGATaatcctgttccagaaatcgctGCAGTAGAAGCTGCAGCACCAGCAGAAACAATCCCAGCTCCAGTGGAAGCTCCACTGGATaatcctgttccagaaatcgctGCAGTAGAAGCTGCAGCACCGCCGGAAACAATCCCAGCTCCTGTGGAACCACCAGTGGATaatcctgttccagaaatcgctGCAGTAGAAGCTGCAGCACCGCCGGAAACAATCCCAGCTCCTGTGGAACCACCAGTGGATaatcctgttccagaaatcgctGCAGTAGAAGCTGCAGCACCAGCAGAAACAATCCCAGCTCCAGTGGAAGCTCCATTGGATaatcctgttccagaaatcgctGCAGTAGAAACAATCCCAGCTCCAGTGGAAGCTCCATTGGATaatcctgttccagaaatcgctGCAGTAGAAGCTGCAGCACCAACAGAAACAATCCCAGCTCCAGTGGATaatcctgttccagaaatcgctGCAGTAGAAACTACAGCACCGCCGGAAACAATCCCAGCTCCTGTGGAAGCTCCAGATGATagtcctgttccagaaatcgctGCAGTAGAAACTACAGCACCAGCGGAAACAATCCCAGCACCTGTGGAAGCTCCAATGGATaatcctgttccagaaatcgctGCAGTAGAAACAATCCCAGCTCCTGTGGAAGCTCCAGTGGATagtcctgttccagaaatcgctGCAGTAGAAGCTGCAGCACCAACAGAAACAATCCCACCTCCAGTGGATaatcctgttccagaaatcgctGCAGTAGAAACTACAGCACCGGCTGAAACAATCCCGGCTCCTGTGGAAGCTCCAGTGAATagtcctgttccagaaatcgctGCAGTAGAAACTACAGCACCGACTGAAACAATCCCAGCTCCTGTGGAACCACCAGTGGATaatcctgttccagaaatcgctGCAGTAGAAGCTGCAGCACCGCCGGAAACAATCCCAGCTCCTGTGGAAGCTCCAGTGGATaatcctgttccagaaatcgctGCAGTAGAAGCTGCAGCACCGCCGGAAACAATCCCAGCTCCTGTGGAAGCTCCAGTGGATAATCCTGTTCCAGAAGTCGCTGCAGTAGAAACAATCCCAGCTCCTGTGGAAGCTCCAGTGGAATATACTGTTCCAGATCTCGCCGCAGTAGAAGCTGCAGCACCGCCGGAAACAATCCCAGCTCCTGTGGAAGCTCCAGTGAATagtcctgttccagaaatcggTGCAGTAGAAACAATCCCAGCTCCTGTGGAAGCTCCAGTGGATAATCCTGTTCCAGAAGTAGCTGCAGTAGAAGCTGCAGCACCAGCAGAAACAATCCCAGCTTCAGTGGAAGCTCCAGTGGATAATCCTGTTCCAAAAATCGCTGCAGTAGAAACAATCCCAGCTCCAGTGGAAGCTCCAGTGGATaatcctgttccagaaatcgctGCAGTAGAAATTACAGCACCGGCGGAAACAATTCCAGCTCCTGTGGAAGCTCCAGTGGATagtcctgttccagaaatcgctGCAGTAGAAACAATCCCAGCTCCTGTGGAAGCTCCAGTGGATAATCCTGTTCCAGAAGTATCTGCAGTAGAAGCTGCAGCACCAGCAGAAACGATCCCAGCTCCTGTGGAAGCACCAGTGGATaatcctgttccagaaatcgctGCAGTAGAAGCTGCAGCACCGCCGGAAACAATCCCAGTTCCTGTGGAACCACCAGTGGATaatcctgttccagaaatcgctGCAGTAGAAGCTGCAGCACCGCCGGAAACAATCCCAGCTCCTGTGGAAGCACCAGTGGATaatcctgttccagaaatcgctGCAGTAGAAGCTGCAGCACCAGCAGAAACAATCCCAGCTCCTGTGGAAGCTCCAGTGGATagtcctgttccagaaatcgctGCAGTAGAAGCTGCAGCACCAGCAGAAACAATCCCAGCTCCTGTGGAAGCTCCAGTGGATagtcctgttccagaaatcgctGCAGTAGAAACAATCCCAGCTCCTGTGGAAGCTCCAGTGGATagtcctgttccagaaatcgctGCAGTAGAAACAATCCCAGTTCCTGTGGAACCACCAGTGGATaatcctgttccagaaatcgctGCAGTAGAAGCTGCAGCACCGCCGGAAACAATCCCAGCTCCTGTGGAAGCACCAGTGGATaatcctgttccagaaatcgctGCAGTAGGAGCTGCAGCACCAGCAGAAACAATCCCAGCTCCAGTGGAAGCTCCATTGGATaatcctgttccagaaatcgctGCAGTAGGAGCTGCAGCACCAGCAGAAACAATCCCAGCTCCAGTGGAAGCTCCATTGGATaatcctgttccagaaatcgctACAGTAGAAACAATCCCAGCTCCTGTGGAACCACCAGTGGATaatcctgttccagaaatcgctGCAGTAGAAGCTGCAGCACCAGCAGAAACAATCCCAGCTCCAGTGGAAGCTCCAGTGGATagtcctgttccagaaatcgctGCAGTAGAAGCTGCAGCACCAGCAGAAACAATCCCAGCTCCTGTGGAAGCTCCAGTGGATagtcctgttccagaaatcgctGCAGTAGAAACAATCCTAGCTCCTGTGGAAGCTCCAGTGGATaatcctgttccagaaatcgctGCAGTAGAAACTACAGCACCGCCGGAAACAATCCCTGCTCCTGTTGAACCACCAGTGGATaatcctgttccagaaatcgctGCAGTAGAAACAATCCCAGCTCCTGTGAAAGCTCCAGTGGATaatcctgttccagaaatcgctTCAGTAGAAACTACAGCACCGGCGGAAACAATCCCAGCTCCTGTGGAAGCTCCAGTGGATaatcctgttccagaaatcgctGCAGTAGAAGCTGCAGCACCGCCGGAAACAATCCCAGTTCCTGTGGAACCACCAGTGGATaatcctgttccagaaatcgctGCAGTAGAAGCTGCAGCACCGCCGGAAACAATCCCAGCTCCTGTGGAAGCACCAGTGGATaatcctgttccagaaatcgctGCAGTAGAAGCTGCAGCACCAGCAGAAACAATCCCAGCTCCTGTGGAAGCTCCAGTGGATagtcctgttccagaaatcgctGCAGTAGGAGCTGCAGCACCAGCAGAAACAATCCCAGCTCCAGTGGAAGCTCCATTGGATaatcctgttccagaaatcgctGCAGTAGGAGCTGCAGCACCAGCAGAAACAATCCCAGCTCCAGTGGAAGCTCCATTGGATaatcctgttccagaaatcgctACAGTAGAAACAATCCCAGCTCCTGTGGAACCACCAGTGGATaatcctgttccagaaatcgctGCAGTAGAAGCTGCAGCACCAGCAGAAACAATCCCAGCTCCAGTGGAAGCTCCAGTGGATagtcctgttccagaaatcgctGCAGTAGAAGCTGCAGCACCAGCAGAAACAATCCCAGCTCCTGTGGAAGCTCCAGTGGATagtcctgttccagaaatcgctGCAGTAGAAACAATCCCAGCTCCTGTGGAAGCTCCAGTGGATaatcctgttccagaaatcgctGCAGTAGAAACTACAGCACCGCCGGAAACAATCCCTGCTCCTGTTGAACCACCAGTGGATaatcctgttccagaaatcgctGCAGTAGAAACAATCCCAGCTCCTGTGAAAGCTCCAGTGGATaatcctgttccagaaatcgctTCAGTAGAAACTACAGCACCGGCGGAAACAATCCCAGCTCCTGTGGAAGCTCCAGTGGATaatcctgttccagaaatcgctGCAGTAGAAGCTGGAGCACCGCCGAAAACAATCCCAGCTCCTGTGGAAGCTCCAGTGGATagtcctgttccagaaatcgctGCAGTAGAAACAATCCCAGCTCCTGTGGAACCACCAGTGGATaatcctgttccagaaatcgctGCAGTAGAAGCTGCAGCACCAGCAGAAACAATCCCAGCTCCAGTGGAAGCTCCAGTGGATagtcctgttccagaaatcgctGCAGTAGAAGCTGCAGCACCAGCAGAAACAATCCCAGCTCCTGTGGAAGCTCCAGTGGATAGTTctgttccagaaatcgctGCAGTAGAAACAATCCCAGCTCCTGTGGAAGCTCCAGTGGATAATCCTGTTCCAGAAGTAGCTGCAGTAGAAGCTGCAGCACCGGCGGAAACAATCCCAGCTCCTGTGGAAGCTCCAGTGGATaatcctgttccagaaatcgctGCAGTAGAAACTACAGCACCGCCGGAAACAATCCCAGCTCCTGTTGAACCACCAGTGGATAATCCTGTTCCAAAAATCGCTGCAGTAGAAACAATCCCAGCTCCTGTGGAAGCTCCAGTGGATaatcctgttccagaaatcgctTCAGTAGAAACTACAGCACCGGCGGAAACAATCCCAGCTCCTGTGGAAGCTCCAGTGGATaatcctgttccagaaatcgctGCAGTAGAAGCTGGAGCACCGCCGAAAACAATCCCAGCTCCTGTGGAAGCTCCAGTGGATagtcctgttccagaaatcgctGCAGTAGAAACAATCCCAGCTCCTGTGGAACCACCAGTGGATaatcctgttccagaaatcgctGCAGTAGAAGCTGCAGCACCAGCAGAAACAATCCCAGCTCCAGTGGAAGCTCCAGTGGATagtcctgttccagaaatcgctGCAGTAGAAGCTGCAGCACCAGCAGAAACAATCCCAGCTCCTGTGGAAGCTCCAGTGGATagtcctgttccagaaatcgctGCAGTAGAAACAATCCCAGCTCCTGTGGAAGCTCCAGTGGATAATCCTGTTCCAGAAGTAGCTGCAGTAGAAGCTGCAGCACCGGCGGAAACAATCCCAGCTCCTGTGGAAGCTCCAGTGGATaatcctgttccagaaatcgctGCAGTAGAAACTACAGCACCGCCGGAAACAATCCCAGCTCCTGTTGAACCACCAGTGGATaatcctgttccagaaatcgctGCAGTAGAAACAATCCCAGCTCCTGTGGAAGCTCCAGTGGATaatcctgttccagaaatcgctTCAGTAGAAACTACAGCACCGGCGGAAACAATCCCAGCTCCTGTGGAAGCTCCAGTGGATaatcctgttccagaaatcgctGCAGTAGAAGCTGCAGCACCGCCGGAAACAATCCCAGCTCCTGTGGAAGCTCCAGTGGATagtcctgttccagaaatcgctGCAGTAGAAGCTCCAGCACCGGCGGAAACAATCCTAGCTCCTGTGGAACCACCAGGGGATAATCCTGTTCCACAAATCGCTGCAGTAGAAGGTCCAGCACCAGCGGAAACAATTCCAAAGCCTGTGGAGGCACCCGCGGAACCAATCTCATCTCCTGTGGAAGCACCAGTGGATATTCCAGTTCCAGAAATCGCTGCACAAGAATCCGTCGCACCAGCGGAAACGATCCCAACTCCTGCGAAAGCTCCTGTGCATAGTCCTGCTTCAGAAATCTCCTCTGCAGTAGGTACTTCGGAAGCCGCCGAAACAATTTCATCTCTTGCTGTGGAATCTTCTCTGGATAATCTTCCTCTGGAACCTGGCACAGTCGATTCTGCGGCCTTGAAGTCATCTGCAGATGACCATAATATTCTACAGACTGAACTGTTGGATTCAGCTCAAGGAAGTGGGGCCTCAGAATCCACCAAGGGTGATGCTTCCATGATAGGTAAAGCATCTCAAAAGTGCCTGCGGAGACAGCCGAACATAACCGACACAATACCGAGCGAAGGAAACTTGTCCTTGAAATCCGATCCTGTGAACCTCCTGGGCACCATTTGCAAGTTTTACATAAAAGACAAACGACTGTTGGCAACGATCGAACGAAGACGTCGCCGGGCTTTGATCATGCACAAGTACCTGAGTTCCTTTGACTCCATGGATGATTCCATAGAGGATGTTGGCTGCGATAGCCATCCAAGCTTATTCCAAGAACTAAATGAAGATGGCTCAGAGCCCCAAGTAGAGATGATTCCGCCAACTGGCAGGGTAGAAACTCCACCACCTGAAGTTGATATAGAAGATGCAGTAGCTACAAGTAAGACTGAATGTGTAGAGGAATCAGATCATTCAGAAAGTTTGATAGAAATTCCGAAATTTGATAATTTTGAAACAGTTAAGACTGAAACACATTTTGTAGATGAGGTCAGTACAGAAGTTGCTAGTTTGATGGGCCAGCAGGAATCTCCTGTGAAAACTTTAGACGATAGAGTTCCAGTTAGTGACAGCTTAGCGACCATCCTTCGATGGGATAGGGCCAGTCAAACATCCTGCGATATGGCAGATGAGCTCGATAGAGACACAGAGTCCTTCATTGCGGTTAGTCTCGGTGAAATCACCTATAACTTTATCAACGACATTCTCTTCTCAGATCAATTGAGTACAGAGTCGAATCACAGCGACGAAAGTGAGCCCTCCACGGCCTGTGAGACGTTCAACGGCGAGGCCGACTCCGAGCAGGACTTTGTTAGCGAAAGGGTCTTAGTCCTGGACGAGCATCGATCCCCGAGTACTAACACAAACTCTAATCGCACCTCGCACGCCAACTTGCATCTAACTCTAACCAAAACTAACACCTCCCATTCGGCCAGTAGACGCACTAACGGAAAACTAACAAATGGTTCCCTGAGATGGTCCAGCAAATCGGTCAATGACATTGGCAGTGAACTAACCAACGGTGGTCCGAAGGTTGCGCAACCGGACGATGTTGCCGATGACGATGTTGTACTGTTGCGGCGCTTTGTGCCAGGTAACCCAGGGTTAAGGCCATAACTGTCATCACTCGGTGTTTGTTGTAACTTGATTCCTTGATTCCTTAGCCTGGCTTCACTGTCTCttctatgtgtgtgtttttgtgtttcGCCCAATAGTCAAGTGGGTCGACTAAAGTATTAACCAATAATAAAAGCGAAGAGTAATCTTTAAAAGAACATTcctttatttcaaaaatatttatttaaatacccAAGAGAAtgtaaattaatattattgtaactgaaaattgaaataaagGATATGGTTTTAAACTTAAAGCAGTTTCGATAAGAGGGGGATCGCTTTTCGATTTTCAACTTACTCGACCCACTCTCCGCTTCACGTCCTTGGAATTAAATCAAATCTAAAATATGTTTCTAGGTTCCATTGCGGAGCGGGAAGTGAAAAAGTGGTACAATGCCGTCGAGATGCCAAATAATCCATACGCACCGGAGGCCCTGAAGCAGCGCATCAGTGGCACCCAGGAGCGGTACATGGATGTGCCGAACATCAGTCCCAGTGCCGAGCAGAAAGCTCTGGCATCGGCTCTAACGGAAAGCACTGACTCTGCCTCCCCACAAACTGATTACAAGCGGTAACTTTCTTCCTTAACGTGTCCTTTCTGTTTTCTCTATAATATTCTTAACCCATAGCTATAGTCGCGATTACTATATCAACGATGCCCCCAATGGCACTCCTGGAAGTGTAAGGACTAATGCCACTGCAAGTGCATCCATCAATTCTGAGGATGCTGAGGACATTGTGATCAACGAGGTAAATCAAGAACCAGAACCACTTCCACCAACGCATGGCCAACGCATTTCAAGTAGCGCTCAGAGTAACGTTGCCGACCTCTCTCATTGGACACTATCCACGCCAGTGCGCCGTAGCAGTTCGCTTAAGTTCATTAACAGCCGCCCCGCCCACTCCCACACCCACTCCCACTCGCCGTCCCTATCCCCCACCCCGTACGCCAGCGCCTCATTAGCCTACGATCGGTCAGCTCACCTCGAACGTCCTTCCACATCGGCGTCCCATTACCGAGAATCGAGTCTAGGAATAGGAGACGACGATCATGACTTCGACGTGAGATCACATCGCTCCTGGCGCAGCAGCTACAGCTCCCTGCCCAAGCGGCACACCCAGTCCACCCTGAGTCTGCACAGCAGCGGTAGCGGGGTGTCCTTCGGCTCGTCCGCTTCGAAGAGGCGCCTGGCTGCCGGAGGTCCTTCCGCCGGTGTTCTCACTCAATTCGAGAAGCAGCTACTGCACAAGGACCTTAAGCGGAACAGCTTCCGGGCTGTGTCCACCACTTCAAAGGATTTCGTAATGAATCCGCTGTTCGAGAGCGAGCCCATCCAGGCGGGAAAGCTGG
Coding sequences:
- the LOC6496030 gene encoding mucin-2 isoform X4 is translated as MAGEVPATATPSPVARNINNNDNNNNSDSSHSSKESSPVQQQLNSSVDSGIAVLEAETPTLRRRQRLQQCQRILQVLQRDRLTHQQLRDRLSKLANKKWTKEETREDQNCNVCCADLDLSSAKNYVTCCTCGKSVCRGLKCADWRPKDAKWECQLCQNSKESLAHTSSWVAEQMSFNQHKFVYPMRARSEVYIPIAGDGNDSSMQFESVSQVGQANNLDERAKIREYVEQIVAEMLGGNLDQIKVGQLSKSENYLQLFDKFHAKLSNLLINLENGLCARALKGDLPAIVNGYNNSSNGNTTNNNNNNNELADISQTRLRSLIETIIAETLRSSSLSASGAVSEISLDTRSHVSELANGNGLKRRHRTEHYFEPKIYQDLLATAVLNKIADKEGNTRLLAESTPDLSGHHIDENFNAEALSTTSGSSIEPRSDSSLTDHEIVLDNGKSQSLQAELERESVLSDYIAAHMVPLPDFSASVTESEDDVGSISSSMIADGTWEDNWLFKKKRSSATPSSIGMLVPAPKENVRAQIGDKTADEVSDLSEMGSDAEDSSLDLMRCNELNDRLLSKHLIGGQNTKLVLDELVDRTSLISHTLPEEHEPAFTETTNVLLVETTGVAPPVSPPPPPPMVFQDDSVTEEPVPAPIAAQADSEEPASLDGCTGFSTIEYIDEEQMHESVPSVIEILAAMALGPMLAVPASEQPGAMTPSEMHTLKELSDLALAEINARTMELAHHSLDIIEEENTEPVETDVTNHILEPSAQISAKDTENLGNDNPMITKNDDEKDPSPESTAETSTSPLTKNNPAPESTEIAAETPTATNPAELAVTTSVPEFIKVEAAAPAETIPAPVEAPVDNPVPEIAAVETTAPAETILAPVEAPVDNPVPEIAAVETTPAPVEAAVDSPVPEIAAVEAAAPPETIPAPVEPPVDNPVPEIAAVETTAPAETIPAPVAAPVDNPVPEIAAVGAAAPPETVPAPVEAPVDSPVPEIAAVEAAAPPETIPVPVEPPVDNPVPEIAAVETIPAPVEAPVDSPVPEIAAVEAAAPTETIPAPVEAPLDNPVPEIAAVEAAAPTETIPAPVDNPVPEIAAVEAAALPETVPAPVEALVDSPVPEIAAVEAAAPAETITAPVEAPVDSPVPEIAAVKTTAPAETIPAPVEAPMDNPVPEIAAVETIPAPVEAPVDSPVPEIAAVEAAAPTETIPAPVEAPVDNPVPEIAAVETTAPAETIPAPVAAPVDNPVPEIAAVGAAAPPETVPAPVEAPVDSPVPEIAAVEAAAPPETIPVPVEPPVDNPVPEIAAVETIPAPVEAPVDSPVPEIAAVEAAAPTETIPAPVEAPLDNPVPEIAAVEAAAPTETIPAPVDNPVPEIAAVETTAPAETIPSPVDNPVPEIAAVEAAAPTETIPAPVDNPVPEIAAVETTAPPETIPAPVEAPDDSPVPEIAAVETTAPAETIPAPVEAPMDNPVPEIAAVETIPAPVEAPVDSPVPEIAAVAAAAPTETIPAPVDNTVPEIAAVETTAPAETIPAPVEAPLDNPVPEIAAVEAAAPTETIPAPVDNPVPEIAAVEITAPAETIPAPVEAPVDSPVPEIAAVEAAVPAETISAPVEPPVDNPVPEIAAVEAAAPPEAIPAPVEPPVDNPVPEIAAVEAAAPAETIPAPVEAPLDNPVPEIAAVEAAAPPETIPAPVEPPVDNPVPEIAAVEAAAPPETIPAPVEPPVDNPVPEIAAVEAAAPAETIPAPVEAPLDNPVPEIAAVETIPAPVEAPLDNPVPEIAAVEAAAPTETIPAPVDNPVPEIAAVETTAPPETIPAPVEAPDDSPVPEIAAVETTAPAETIPAPVEAPMDNPVPEIAAVETIPAPVEAPVDSPVPEIAAVEAAAPTETIPPPVDNPVPEIAAVETTAPAETIPAPVEAPVNSPVPEIAAVETTAPTETIPAPVEPPVDNPVPEIAAVEAAAPPETIPAPVEAPVDNPVPEIAAVEAAAPPETIPAPVEAPVDNPVPEVAAVETIPAPVEAPVEYTVPDLAAVEAAAPPETIPAPVEAPVNSPVPEIGAVETIPAPVEAPVDNPVPEVAAVEAAAPAETIPASVEAPVDNPVPKIAAVETIPAPVEAPVDNPVPEIAAVEITAPAETIPAPVEAPVDSPVPEIAAVETIPAPVEAPVDNPVPEVSAVEAAAPAETIPAPVEAPVDNPVPEIAAVEAAAPPETIPVPVEPPVDNPVPEIAAVEAAAPPETIPAPVEAPVDNPVPEIAAVEAAAPAETIPAPVEAPVDSPVPEIAAVEAAAPAETIPAPVEAPVDSPVPEIAAVETIPAPVEAPVDSPVPEIAAVETIPVPVEPPVDNPVPEIAAVEAAAPPETIPAPVEAPVDNPVPEIAAVGAAAPAETIPAPVEAPLDNPVPEIATVETIPAPVEPPVDNPVPEIAAVEAAAPAETIPAPVEAPVDSPVPEIAAVEAAAPAETIPAPVEAPVDSPVPEIAAVETILAPVEAPVDNPVPEIAAVETTAPPETIPAPVEPPVDNPVPEIAAVETIPAPVKAPVDNPVPEIASVETTAPAETIPAPVEAPVDNPVPEIAAVEAAAPPETIPVPVEPPVDNPVPEIAAVEAAAPPETIPAPVEAPVDNPVPEIAAVEAAAPAETIPAPVEAPVDSPVPEIAAVGAAAPAETIPAPVEAPLDNPVPEIAAVGAAAPAETIPAPVEAPLDNPVPEIATVETIPAPVEPPVDNPVPEIAAVEAAAPAETIPAPVEAPVDSPVPEIAAVEAAAPAETIPAPVEAPVDSPVPEIAAVETIPAPVEAPVDNPVPEIAAVETTAPPETIPAPVEPPVDNPVPEIAAVETIPAPVKAPVDNPVPEIASVETTAPAETIPAPVEAPVDNPVPEIAAVEAGAPPKTIPAPVEAPVDSPVPEIAAVETIPAPVEPPVDNPVPEIAAVEAAAPAETIPAPVEAPVDSPVPEIAAVEAAAPAETIPAPVEAPVDSSVPEIAAVETIPAPVEAPVDNPVPEVAAVEAAAPAETIPAPVEAPVDNPVPEIAAVETTAPPETIPAPVEPPVDNPVPKIAAVETIPAPVEAPVDNPVPEIASVETTAPAETIPAPVEAPVDNPVPEIAAVEAGAPPKTIPAPVEAPVDSPVPEIAAVETIPAPVEPPVDNPVPEIAAVEAAAPAETIPAPVEAPVDSPVPEIAAVEAAAPAETIPAPVEAPVDSPVPEIAAVETIPAPVEAPVDNPVPEVAAVEAAAPAETIPAPVEAPVDNPVPEIAAVETTAPPETIPAPVEPPVDNPVPEIAAVETIPAPVEAPVDNPVPEIASVETTAPAETIPAPVEAPVDNPVPEIAAVEAAAPPETIPAPVEAPVDSPVPEIAAVEAPAPAETILAPVEPPGDNPVPQIAAVEGPAPAETIPKPVEAPAEPISSPVEAPVDIPVPEIAAQESVAPAETIPTPAKAPVHSPASEISSAVGTSEAAETISSLAVESSLDNLPLEPGTVDSAALKSSADDHNILQTELLDSAQGSGASESTKGDASMIGSIAEREVKKWYNAVEMPNNPYAPEALKQRISGTQERYMDVPNISPSAEQKALASALTESTDSASPQTDYKRYSRDYYINDAPNGTPGSVRTNATASASINSEDAEDIVINEAQTANVAVTEQEQSEESVFKALPVQVLDESLETQSNPSLYSVQTTNTTTSDESDTVRIYDFNKQETTVIRATPAEQQPSTSTTSSMESAQSAPASVSSIDSSVSKKRERPVVLQFGPGDSAPTVGSPVSTPTRGSTPPAFRFLQPKRKLIDPSQVLSVDEDDEPDQPKTPAAEKPVIEDEVAHAMPSVKALAQAFLLTSKHTQYERRWRAKVRIAAPPDTPDKPASSLAKRHKLEHAVSMAEVADEATIASDLSSLETDPSIHSEGLPPIASPASPVPVRHGFLRSNIAFFENLKFK